In Streptomyces alboniger, the following are encoded in one genomic region:
- a CDS encoding FtsX-like permease family protein: MAFVPNGLARAAVRFKPAAFAGTFVALMMASLIVAACGILLETGLRASVPPARYAGAPVVAAADQEVHFVTGSGESRSESSTPLPDRARLDASLVAKAASAPGARAAVADVTFPVRSGGKDVTAHGWGSTAFTGEKLSAGRAPHPGEVALATPGAAVGDRVTLTTADGPRDFRVSGTVKPAQGGPATAWFADSEAVRVSGHPGRIDAVAVLPKPGVSDATLKSQVAHAIGGKAEVHTGDDRGAAESSALAYAKEMLTALGGSFGGIAALTAVFTAAGTVALSVGQRAREYALLRAIGTTPRQIRRTIATETLLVAPLAGAVGVLPGIALATWWFGQLKEKGAIPEAVDLSLSPLPLAAAIGVAVLTALGAGFMAARRPSRIKPGQALSEASVERVRLGWIRTPLGVAAAVGGVALSGIAASTSGDDAANAALGVVMLFMLAVALLGPLVARACAALFGLPLRGADASGFLAAANSRTNARRLASAITPIVLAMAFSSVLVFMHTSEDRVAADQQREGITADHIVTSDTGLAPGALAEARGTDGVTSAVGLLKTSVLVPVGSGGDRWLQSASTQGVTGTAADLAKVQDLSVETGTLTLGRGEIAVDAALARSAHVKTGDRLALHLPDGTKASPRIVATYGRGLGLSQVTLPAADLTRHVTSAFSTELWARGGSARDLSGLGTLKDRDGYATAQSLDRELNAWANTTMAAVLGGFAAVAAVNTLVMTVLDRRRELGTLRLIGSTRRQVLRMIRWEALIVAVAGIVIGSAIALATLVPMMNGLTGESPYIPPLVYGSFVAAILLLGLASTTIPARQALKSD, from the coding sequence ATGGCGTTCGTACCCAACGGCCTGGCCCGCGCGGCGGTCCGCTTCAAGCCCGCCGCCTTCGCCGGGACCTTCGTCGCGCTGATGATGGCCTCGCTGATCGTGGCCGCCTGCGGAATCCTCCTGGAGACCGGCCTGCGCGCCTCCGTGCCGCCCGCGCGTTACGCGGGCGCGCCGGTCGTGGCCGCCGCCGACCAGGAGGTCCACTTCGTCACCGGCAGCGGCGAGTCCCGCTCCGAGTCCTCCACCCCGCTGCCCGACCGGGCCCGGCTCGACGCGTCCCTGGTCGCCAAGGCCGCCTCGGCACCCGGCGCCCGCGCCGCCGTCGCCGACGTCACCTTCCCCGTCCGGTCCGGCGGCAAGGACGTCACCGCGCACGGCTGGGGCTCCACCGCCTTCACCGGCGAGAAGCTCAGCGCGGGCCGCGCCCCGCACCCCGGCGAGGTGGCCCTCGCCACGCCCGGCGCCGCCGTCGGCGACCGCGTCACGCTCACCACGGCGGACGGCCCGCGCGACTTCCGCGTGTCCGGCACGGTGAAGCCCGCTCAAGGCGGCCCGGCCACCGCTTGGTTCGCCGACTCCGAAGCCGTACGCGTCTCCGGGCACCCGGGACGGATCGACGCCGTCGCCGTCCTGCCCAAGCCGGGCGTATCGGACGCCACCCTCAAGTCCCAGGTGGCGCACGCCATCGGCGGCAAGGCCGAGGTCCACACCGGCGACGACCGAGGCGCCGCCGAAAGCTCCGCGCTCGCCTACGCCAAGGAGATGCTGACCGCGCTCGGCGGCTCCTTCGGCGGCATCGCCGCCCTCACCGCCGTGTTCACCGCCGCGGGAACCGTCGCGCTCTCCGTCGGCCAGCGCGCCCGCGAGTACGCGCTGCTGCGCGCCATCGGCACCACCCCGCGGCAGATCCGCCGCACCATCGCCACCGAGACCCTGCTCGTCGCGCCCCTCGCGGGAGCGGTCGGCGTGCTCCCCGGAATCGCCCTGGCCACCTGGTGGTTCGGGCAGCTCAAGGAGAAGGGCGCGATCCCGGAGGCAGTCGACCTGTCCCTCTCCCCCCTCCCGCTCGCCGCCGCCATCGGCGTCGCCGTCCTGACCGCGCTCGGCGCCGGATTCATGGCCGCCCGCCGCCCCTCCCGCATCAAGCCCGGCCAGGCGCTCAGCGAGGCCTCCGTGGAGCGGGTGCGGCTCGGCTGGATCCGTACGCCGCTCGGCGTCGCCGCCGCGGTCGGCGGCGTGGCCCTCTCCGGGATCGCCGCGAGCACCAGCGGCGACGACGCGGCGAACGCGGCACTGGGCGTCGTCATGCTCTTCATGCTCGCCGTGGCCCTGCTCGGCCCCCTCGTGGCCCGCGCGTGCGCCGCCCTGTTCGGCCTCCCGCTGCGCGGCGCCGACGCGTCCGGCTTCCTCGCCGCCGCCAACTCCCGTACGAACGCCCGCCGACTGGCCTCCGCGATCACCCCGATCGTGCTCGCCATGGCGTTCTCCTCCGTCCTGGTCTTCATGCACACCAGCGAGGACCGGGTCGCCGCCGACCAGCAGCGCGAGGGCATCACCGCCGACCACATCGTCACCTCCGACACCGGGCTCGCCCCGGGCGCGCTCGCCGAGGCGCGGGGCACCGACGGGGTCACCTCCGCCGTCGGCCTCCTCAAGACGTCCGTGCTCGTCCCCGTGGGCTCGGGCGGCGACCGCTGGCTCCAGTCGGCGTCGACGCAGGGCGTCACCGGCACGGCGGCCGACCTCGCCAAGGTCCAGGACCTGTCGGTCGAGACGGGCACCCTCACGCTCGGCAGGGGCGAGATCGCCGTGGACGCCGCGCTCGCCCGCTCCGCCCACGTCAAGACGGGCGACCGCCTCGCCCTCCACCTGCCCGACGGCACCAAGGCATCGCCGAGGATCGTGGCGACGTACGGCAGGGGCCTCGGCCTCTCCCAGGTGACCCTGCCCGCCGCCGACCTGACGCGGCACGTCACCTCGGCCTTCAGCACCGAACTGTGGGCCAGGGGCGGCTCGGCGCGGGACCTCTCGGGCCTCGGCACCCTCAAGGACCGCGACGGCTACGCCACCGCCCAGTCCCTGGACCGGGAGCTGAACGCCTGGGCCAACACCACGATGGCGGCCGTCCTCGGCGGCTTCGCGGCCGTCGCCGCCGTCAACACCCTGGTGATGACGGTCCTCGACCGCCGCCGCGAACTGGGCACCCTGCGCCTGATCGGCTCCACGCGCCGCCAGGTGCTGCGGATGATCCGCTGGGAGGCCCTGATCGTCGCCGTCGCGGGCATCGTCATCGGCTCGGCCATCGCCCTCGCCACACTCGTCCCGATGATGAACGGCCTGACCGGCGAATCCCCGTACATCCCCCCGCTGGTCTACGGCTCCTTCGTGGCCGCGATCCTGCTCCTCGGCCTGGCCTCGACGACGATCCCGGCACGGCAGGCCCTGAAGTCCGACTGA
- a CDS encoding acyltransferase family protein, which translates to MTNSVHPHGRHRAPLPPAQVPAAGPPPPRTHYPTPQAATAPPTPTGHRAAARSAKPAKQRDAFFDNAKYLAIVLVAMAHAWEPLTDHSRAAEALYMTVYTFHMPAFILISGYFSRSFDMRPDRLRRLVTGVAVPYVIFEVAYTLFKRWADDDPSQPISLLDPWYLTWFLVALFVWRLTVPLWKIVRWPLPLALAIAMLAVISPDIGDDLDLQRVLQFLPFFVLGLFMKPEHFQLVRRREVRILSVPVFAAAVLLAYWAAPRMTSVWFYRRDSAQELGVPWWVGIVMTLALFGCSVVLTACFFAWVPRRKMWFTILGAGTLYGYLLHGFLAKGSRFWGWFEDYEWLHKPLGEIFVTVVAGTVVTLLCTPPVQRMFRFAMEPRMEWAFKRDAAELARERARST; encoded by the coding sequence GTGACCAACTCGGTGCACCCGCACGGACGCCACCGGGCGCCGCTCCCCCCGGCCCAGGTGCCGGCGGCCGGACCCCCGCCCCCACGCACCCACTATCCGACCCCGCAGGCCGCCACCGCTCCCCCCACCCCGACCGGCCACCGCGCGGCCGCCCGCTCGGCGAAGCCCGCCAAACAGCGCGACGCGTTCTTCGACAACGCCAAGTACCTGGCGATCGTCCTCGTGGCGATGGCCCACGCATGGGAACCCCTGACGGATCACAGCCGCGCCGCCGAGGCGCTGTACATGACCGTCTACACCTTCCACATGCCGGCGTTCATCCTGATCTCCGGCTACTTCTCGCGCAGCTTCGACATGCGGCCCGACCGCCTGCGGCGCCTGGTGACCGGTGTCGCCGTGCCGTACGTGATCTTCGAGGTCGCGTACACCCTCTTCAAGCGCTGGGCGGACGACGACCCGTCCCAGCCGATCAGCCTGCTCGACCCCTGGTACCTCACCTGGTTCCTGGTCGCGCTCTTCGTGTGGCGGCTCACCGTGCCGCTCTGGAAGATCGTGCGCTGGCCGCTGCCGCTGGCTCTGGCCATCGCCATGCTCGCCGTGATCTCGCCGGACATCGGCGACGACCTCGACCTCCAGCGCGTCCTTCAGTTCCTGCCGTTCTTCGTGCTCGGCCTCTTCATGAAGCCCGAACACTTCCAGCTGGTGCGCCGCCGCGAGGTGCGGATCCTGTCCGTGCCGGTCTTCGCCGCCGCGGTGCTGCTCGCCTACTGGGCCGCGCCCCGCATGACGTCCGTGTGGTTCTACCGCCGGGACAGCGCCCAGGAGCTGGGCGTGCCGTGGTGGGTCGGCATCGTGATGACGCTGGCGCTCTTCGGCTGTTCCGTGGTGCTCACCGCGTGCTTCTTCGCGTGGGTGCCGCGCCGCAAGATGTGGTTCACGATCCTCGGCGCGGGCACGCTGTACGGCTATCTGCTGCACGGCTTCCTCGCCAAGGGCTCCCGGTTCTGGGGCTGGTTCGAGGACTACGAGTGGCTGCACAAGCCGCTCGGCGAGATCTTCGTGACGGTGGTGGCGGGGACCGTGGTCACGCTGCTCTGCACGCCTCCCGTGCAGCGGATGTTCCGCTTCGCGATGGAGCCCAGGATGGAATGGGCCTTCAAGCGGGACGCGGCGGAGCTGGCGCGGGAGCGCGCCAGGTCCACCTGA
- a CDS encoding Fpg/Nei family DNA glycosylase, which produces MPEGHTIHRLAAEHRERFQERPVRATSPQGKFSDSAALVDGRAMETAEAHGKHLFLGFGGGDWVHIHLGLFGKYALGETPAPPPTDTVRLRLLNDAYYSDLRGPTTCALITDDEKRAIHERLGPDPLREGDDPGKAYRRISRSRTTVAALLMDQKIVSGVGNVYRAEVLFRHGIDPYTQGKDLTEAQWSAIWADLVALMREGVRLNRIDTVRPEHTPEAMGRPPRVDDHGGEVYVYRRANMPCHICGSEIRTAGLAARNLFWCPGCQRPSGAIDVE; this is translated from the coding sequence GTGCCGGAGGGGCACACTATTCACCGCCTCGCGGCCGAGCACAGGGAACGGTTTCAGGAACGTCCAGTCCGGGCGACCAGTCCCCAGGGCAAGTTCTCCGACAGCGCCGCGCTGGTCGACGGCCGGGCGATGGAAACCGCCGAGGCCCACGGCAAGCACCTCTTCCTGGGGTTCGGGGGAGGCGACTGGGTCCACATCCACCTCGGCCTCTTCGGCAAGTACGCCCTCGGCGAGACCCCCGCCCCGCCCCCCACCGACACCGTCCGCCTGCGCCTGCTGAACGACGCGTACTACTCCGACCTGCGCGGCCCGACCACCTGCGCGCTCATCACGGACGACGAGAAGCGGGCGATACACGAGCGCCTGGGCCCGGACCCCCTCAGGGAGGGGGACGACCCGGGCAAGGCGTACCGCAGGATCTCCCGCAGCCGCACCACCGTCGCCGCGCTCCTCATGGACCAGAAGATCGTCTCCGGGGTCGGCAACGTATACCGCGCCGAGGTCCTCTTCCGGCACGGCATCGACCCGTACACCCAGGGCAAGGACCTCACCGAGGCGCAGTGGAGCGCGATCTGGGCGGACCTCGTCGCGCTGATGCGCGAGGGCGTGCGCCTCAACCGCATCGACACCGTCCGGCCCGAGCACACCCCGGAGGCGATGGGCCGCCCGCCGCGCGTCGACGACCACGGCGGCGAGGTATACGTGTACCGCAGGGCGAACATGCCCTGTCACATCTGTGGCAGCGAGATCCGCACCGCCGGTCTCGCCGCCCGCAACCTCTTCTGGTGCCCCGGCTGCCAGCGACCCTCGGGAGCAATTGATGTTGAGTGA
- the tig gene encoding trigger factor has product MKSAVETLNPTRVRLTVEVPFEELKESLDAAYKKINQQVTVKGFRKGKIPARVIDQRFGRGAVLEEAVNDALPKFYTEAVNEAELNVLGQPEVDITELKDNETLNFTAEVDVRPTIEIPDYSGIEVEVDAIEVSDEDVDKAVEELRERFASTSPVERAAEDGDVVTIDLQAKVDGEVLEDGVASGVSYTIGSGELLEGIDDAVKGLEAGAEATFTSELKGGSAAGKESEVTVKVTQVAKRELPELDDDFAQLASEFDTLDELKADSRKRLENMKQYDQATQAQERVLEKLLELVEVPVPEKLLADEIQTRKHNLVNHQLGQMGLDLAKYLEIQGKTEEEFDAETKEQAEKGIKTQFVLDELVNKEKLNVNQEELTEHLMRRAQSSGMSPDQFAQAVVEGGQVPMLVGEVARGKALAVVVEAATVKDTKGEVIDLSDEDEDEAASAEASDAPAEEKTEA; this is encoded by the coding sequence GTGAAGAGCGCCGTGGAGACCCTGAACCCGACTCGGGTTCGGCTCACTGTTGAGGTGCCCTTCGAGGAGCTCAAGGAAAGCCTCGACGCGGCCTACAAGAAGATCAACCAGCAGGTCACGGTGAAGGGCTTCCGCAAGGGCAAGATCCCGGCCCGAGTCATCGACCAGCGGTTCGGCCGCGGCGCCGTCCTCGAAGAGGCCGTCAACGACGCGCTCCCGAAGTTCTACACCGAGGCGGTCAACGAGGCCGAGCTCAACGTCCTGGGCCAGCCCGAGGTGGACATCACCGAGCTGAAGGACAACGAGACCCTCAACTTCACCGCCGAGGTCGACGTCCGCCCGACCATCGAGATCCCGGACTACTCCGGCATCGAGGTCGAGGTCGACGCGATCGAGGTCAGCGACGAGGACGTCGACAAGGCCGTCGAGGAGCTGCGCGAGCGCTTCGCCTCCACGTCCCCCGTCGAGCGTGCCGCCGAGGACGGCGACGTCGTGACGATCGACCTCCAGGCGAAGGTCGACGGCGAGGTCCTGGAGGACGGCGTCGCGTCCGGCGTCTCCTACACCATCGGCTCCGGTGAGCTGCTCGAAGGCATCGACGACGCCGTCAAGGGCCTGGAGGCCGGGGCTGAGGCCACCTTCACCTCCGAGCTGAAGGGCGGCTCGGCCGCCGGCAAGGAGTCCGAGGTCACCGTCAAGGTCACCCAGGTCGCCAAGCGCGAACTGCCCGAGCTGGACGACGACTTCGCCCAGCTGGCGTCGGAGTTCGACACCCTCGACGAGCTGAAGGCCGACAGCCGCAAGCGCCTTGAGAACATGAAGCAGTACGACCAGGCCACGCAGGCCCAGGAGCGCGTCCTGGAGAAGCTGCTCGAACTGGTCGAGGTCCCCGTCCCCGAGAAGCTCCTCGCGGACGAGATCCAGACCCGCAAGCACAACCTGGTGAACCACCAGCTCGGCCAGATGGGCCTCGACCTCGCGAAGTACCTGGAGATCCAGGGCAAGACCGAGGAAGAGTTCGACGCCGAGACCAAGGAGCAGGCCGAGAAGGGCATCAAGACGCAGTTCGTCCTCGACGAGCTGGTCAACAAGGAGAAGCTGAACGTGAACCAGGAGGAGCTCACCGAGCACCTCATGCGTCGCGCGCAGTCCTCCGGCATGTCCCCCGACCAGTTCGCCCAGGCCGTCGTCGAGGGCGGCCAGGTCCCGATGCTGGTCGGCGAGGTCGCCCGCGGCAAGGCCCTCGCGGTCGTCGTCGAGGCGGCGACGGTCAAGGACACGAAGGGTGAGGTCATCGACCTCAGCGACGAGGACGAGGACGAGGCCGCCTCGGCCGAGGCCTCCGACGCCCCCGCCGAGGAGAAGACCGAGGCCTGA
- a CDS encoding ABC transporter ATP-binding protein — translation MGLRRKNRTEERAGAVVTSPMPSARTGDWAVELRGVRRQYGRGAGAVHALAGIDLALPRGSFTAVMGPSGSGKSTFLQCAAGLDRASSGTVHLGGTEITGMSENKLTALRRTRLGFVFQAFNLLPSLTVEQNVVLPMRLAGRRPDRRKAAEILARVGLGDKGGRRPGELSGGQQQRVAIARALITEPDVIFADEPTGALDTTTATEILGLLRSAVDMMGATVVMVTHDPSAAAYADRVLFLADGSIVDRLEHASAAQIAARMTALTAPAYATVAA, via the coding sequence ATGGGGCTGCGACGGAAGAACCGGACCGAAGAGCGCGCGGGAGCGGTCGTGACGTCCCCGATGCCGAGCGCCAGGACCGGCGACTGGGCCGTCGAACTGCGCGGTGTCCGCCGTCAGTACGGACGTGGGGCCGGGGCCGTGCACGCCCTGGCAGGCATCGACCTCGCCCTGCCGCGCGGCAGCTTCACCGCAGTCATGGGGCCCTCCGGATCCGGCAAGTCCACGTTCCTCCAGTGCGCGGCGGGCCTCGACCGGGCCAGCTCGGGCACCGTGCACCTCGGCGGCACCGAGATCACCGGCATGAGCGAGAACAAGCTGACCGCCCTGCGCCGCACCCGCCTCGGCTTCGTCTTCCAGGCGTTCAACCTGCTGCCCTCGCTGACCGTCGAACAGAACGTCGTACTGCCCATGCGCCTCGCGGGCCGCCGCCCCGACCGCCGCAAGGCCGCCGAGATACTGGCCCGCGTCGGCCTCGGCGACAAGGGAGGCCGCCGCCCCGGCGAGCTGTCCGGCGGCCAGCAGCAGCGCGTCGCCATCGCCCGCGCCCTGATCACCGAGCCCGACGTGATCTTCGCCGACGAGCCGACCGGCGCCCTGGACACCACCACCGCCACCGAGATCCTCGGCCTGCTGCGCTCGGCCGTGGACATGATGGGCGCCACCGTCGTCATGGTCACCCACGACCCGTCCGCCGCCGCCTACGCCGACCGCGTCCTCTTCCTCGCCGACGGCTCGATCGTCGACCGCCTGGAGCACGCCTCCGCCGCGCAGATCGCGGCCCGCATGACCGCGCTGACGGCTCCCGCCTACGCGACGGTGGCTGCCTGA
- a CDS encoding GNAT family N-acetyltransferase, giving the protein MTTDLRVLTEADWETWYATLELAFGGVAESPEERELWRALTEPDRSIGVWDGDACVGTAGAFSFRLAVPGGALVDAAGVTMVGVAATHRRRGILTSMMRGQLDDVRARGESLAVLTASEPVIYGRFGYAAASSQLKAAIDTSRVSLSAPAGTDDIRLRYAKPADVHDACEKLYARQVTGRPGMLARRPGWERLGLLDPPGERGGASPLQCVVAERANGRGGHGSEGYDPDGYDLVGYARFAVKPEWEWQGPKGAVHVRDLEALDPAAYAALWRFLFGIDLTTSVVARNRPVDDPLLQLVSDVRRCDIAVRDSLYVRLVEVGAALEARTYQAPLDVVFEVEDAFCPWNAGRWRLTGDAKGASCERTPDPADLALSVRELGAAYLGGVSLSSLAGAGRVRELRQGALAEASVAFGSDAAPWLPHGF; this is encoded by the coding sequence ATGACAACAGACTTACGGGTGCTCACCGAGGCCGACTGGGAGACGTGGTACGCGACGCTGGAGCTGGCTTTCGGCGGTGTCGCCGAATCGCCCGAGGAGCGGGAGCTGTGGCGCGCGCTCACCGAGCCCGACCGGTCGATCGGCGTGTGGGACGGCGACGCGTGCGTGGGGACGGCCGGGGCGTTCTCCTTCCGCCTCGCGGTGCCGGGCGGCGCCCTGGTGGACGCGGCGGGCGTGACGATGGTGGGCGTGGCGGCCACGCACCGGCGGCGCGGCATCCTGACGTCGATGATGCGCGGGCAGTTGGACGACGTACGCGCGCGGGGCGAGTCCCTGGCCGTGCTGACCGCCTCCGAGCCGGTCATCTACGGCCGGTTCGGGTACGCCGCGGCCTCCTCGCAGCTGAAGGCGGCCATCGACACGAGCCGGGTGAGCCTGTCCGCCCCGGCCGGTACGGATGACATACGGCTGCGGTACGCGAAGCCGGCCGACGTCCACGACGCGTGCGAGAAGCTGTACGCGCGCCAGGTCACCGGGCGCCCCGGCATGCTGGCCCGGCGGCCCGGCTGGGAGCGGCTCGGGCTGCTGGACCCGCCGGGCGAGCGGGGCGGCGCGTCACCTCTCCAGTGCGTGGTCGCCGAGCGCGCGAACGGGCGCGGCGGGCACGGCTCCGAGGGATACGACCCCGACGGATACGACCTCGTCGGGTACGCGCGGTTCGCCGTGAAGCCCGAGTGGGAGTGGCAGGGCCCCAAGGGCGCGGTCCACGTGCGCGACCTGGAGGCCCTGGACCCGGCGGCGTACGCGGCGCTGTGGCGGTTCCTCTTCGGCATCGACCTGACGACGTCGGTCGTCGCCCGCAACCGCCCGGTGGACGATCCGCTGCTCCAGCTCGTCTCGGACGTCCGGCGGTGCGACATCGCGGTGAGGGACTCGCTGTACGTACGCCTCGTCGAGGTCGGCGCGGCGCTGGAGGCGCGTACGTATCAGGCGCCCCTGGACGTGGTGTTCGAGGTCGAGGACGCCTTCTGCCCCTGGAACGCGGGGCGCTGGCGGCTCACCGGCGACGCCAAGGGCGCGTCGTGCGAGCGCACGCCGGACCCGGCCGACCTCGCCCTTTCGGTGCGGGAGCTGGGTGCCGCGTATCTCGGCGGCGTGTCCCTGTCGTCGCTCGCGGGCGCGGGGCGGGTGCGGGAGCTGCGGCAGGGCGCGCTGGCCGAGGCGTCGGTGGCCTTCGGCTCGGACGCGGCGCCGTGGCTGCCGCACGGGTTCTAG
- a CDS encoding superinfection immunity protein codes for MLSDLGALAAIVLAVLVGAIYLLPSLIAFNRGVERRWMILFINVFLGGSVIFWLIALYLATRKVKTTEQAPEQAPAAQPAA; via the coding sequence ATGTTGAGTGACCTCGGCGCGCTGGCCGCCATCGTGCTGGCGGTGCTCGTCGGCGCGATCTACCTTCTGCCGTCGCTCATCGCCTTCAACCGAGGTGTCGAGCGCCGCTGGATGATCCTCTTCATCAACGTCTTCCTGGGCGGATCGGTCATCTTCTGGCTGATCGCCCTCTACCTCGCCACCCGCAAGGTCAAGACCACGGAGCAGGCCCCGGAGCAGGCCCCGGCAGCCCAGCCCGCCGCCTGA
- a CDS encoding helix-turn-helix domain-containing protein, with protein sequence MTQPRALDASASPLDYYGAELRRLREAAGLSQAQLGDCIFCTGSLVGQIETTKRVPTREFSERVDAALGTDGVLSRLVGLVLRSQLPSWFQAFAEMEAQAAYISTYQAQLVYGLLQTEAYARAVLSVTTDDNLNARVEARMDRQRVLAKGNPPLLWVVLSEAVLHQEIGGHEVMREQLAHLLGFRDQQWVNLQILPFTAGQHAGLPGTFTTLRFEDDPDLIYTEDFVQGHMTAHPEKVKESSLRYARLQASALSVEDSAALIARVMEERYGDQPAADGRGMA encoded by the coding sequence ATGACTCAACCCCGCGCGCTCGACGCGAGCGCCTCACCACTCGACTACTACGGCGCCGAATTACGCCGCCTGAGAGAAGCCGCCGGGCTGAGCCAGGCGCAGTTGGGCGACTGCATCTTCTGTACGGGGTCCCTGGTGGGCCAGATCGAGACAACGAAGAGGGTGCCCACGCGGGAGTTCTCCGAGCGGGTGGACGCGGCACTGGGGACGGATGGTGTCCTGTCACGGCTCGTGGGCCTCGTGCTGCGCAGCCAGTTGCCGAGCTGGTTTCAGGCATTCGCCGAGATGGAGGCGCAGGCCGCGTACATCTCCACGTACCAGGCGCAGTTGGTGTACGGGCTTCTCCAGACGGAGGCGTACGCGCGGGCCGTGCTCAGTGTCACGACGGACGACAACCTCAATGCGCGGGTTGAAGCCCGCATGGACCGGCAGCGAGTTCTGGCGAAGGGAAACCCGCCGCTGCTGTGGGTAGTGCTGAGCGAGGCAGTGCTCCATCAGGAAATCGGAGGCCATGAGGTCATGCGAGAGCAGCTCGCTCACCTCCTGGGGTTCCGGGACCAACAGTGGGTGAACCTTCAGATCCTGCCCTTCACGGCAGGTCAACACGCGGGCCTGCCCGGGACGTTCACCACTCTCCGCTTCGAGGACGACCCCGACCTCATCTACACCGAGGACTTCGTGCAGGGGCACATGACGGCTCATCCCGAGAAGGTCAAGGAGAGTTCCCTTCGTTACGCTCGCTTGCAGGCATCCGCCCTGTCCGTGGAGGATTCGGCGGCACTGATCGCGCGCGTGATGGAGGAACGGTATGGGGACCAACCAGCGGCTGACGGGCGCGGCATGGCGTAA
- a CDS encoding DUF397 domain-containing protein, protein MGTNQRLTGAAWRKSSYSSDTGGDCIECAPLGAVAWRKSSHSSDTGGECVECAPLGGATWHKSSYSADTGGQCVEVADLTAHVAIRDSKNPEGPAFSVAPAAFAAFVAAAAGGI, encoded by the coding sequence ATGGGGACCAACCAGCGGCTGACGGGCGCGGCATGGCGTAAGTCGAGTTACAGCAGCGACACGGGCGGCGACTGCATCGAGTGCGCGCCGCTCGGCGCTGTGGCTTGGCGTAAGTCGTCGCACAGCAGTGACACCGGAGGCGAGTGCGTCGAGTGCGCCCCGCTCGGCGGTGCCACCTGGCACAAGTCGTCGTACAGCGCCGACACCGGAGGCCAGTGCGTCGAGGTCGCCGACCTCACCGCGCACGTCGCCATACGGGACTCCAAGAACCCGGAGGGCCCCGCCTTCTCCGTCGCGCCCGCCGCCTTCGCCGCGTTCGTCGCGGCGGCGGCCGGCGGGATCTGA
- a CDS encoding PP2C family protein-serine/threonine phosphatase — translation MAVREARRERRVRRAEADTFTARMKKRLHRARNVLRKSGVDYFRGDGSDWVALAGLLVTVPMITCGTIVNNVWCAPAALVLPIVAGGLLLRPASLLGLYAASAVALIVESVQLGPYAEGPSRVTPGVVLVVAACGFFGLLIAQFRSRVGVPWRGGGTMLFDLRERIRVQSKLPRLPRGWHREMALRPAGGQSFSGDFVVAARTNGGRTLEVVLTDVSGKGMDAGSRALLLSGAFGGLLGSLPPHAFLPAANGYLLRQDWDEGFATSIHLVLDLETGDYELFSAGHPPGLQLSAGSGRWEEKTGQGPLLGVYDGAQFDPVKGLLRPGDVLMLFTDGLVETSDRDIAEGIDRLTGEADRYVAGGFHGAAWHLIEAVAKDVNDDRALLLICREA, via the coding sequence ATGGCAGTACGAGAAGCACGGCGCGAGCGCCGCGTGCGGCGGGCGGAAGCCGACACGTTCACGGCCCGGATGAAGAAGCGGCTGCACCGGGCCCGCAACGTGCTGCGCAAATCAGGGGTCGACTACTTCCGCGGCGACGGCTCCGACTGGGTCGCCCTGGCCGGTCTGCTCGTCACCGTCCCGATGATCACCTGCGGCACGATCGTCAACAACGTGTGGTGCGCGCCCGCCGCCCTCGTCCTGCCCATCGTCGCGGGCGGCCTGCTGCTGCGCCCCGCCAGCCTCCTCGGCCTGTACGCGGCGTCCGCGGTGGCCCTGATCGTGGAGTCCGTGCAGCTCGGCCCGTACGCCGAAGGGCCCTCGCGCGTCACGCCGGGCGTGGTCCTCGTGGTGGCCGCCTGCGGCTTCTTCGGGCTGCTCATCGCCCAGTTCCGCAGCCGGGTCGGCGTGCCCTGGCGCGGTGGCGGCACGATGCTGTTCGACCTGCGCGAGCGCATCCGCGTCCAGAGCAAGCTGCCGAGGCTGCCGCGCGGCTGGCACCGCGAGATGGCGCTGCGCCCGGCGGGCGGGCAGTCGTTCTCCGGTGACTTCGTCGTCGCGGCCCGTACGAACGGCGGGCGCACCCTGGAGGTCGTCCTCACCGACGTGTCCGGCAAGGGCATGGACGCGGGGTCGCGGGCGCTGCTCCTGTCCGGCGCCTTCGGCGGCCTGCTCGGCTCGCTGCCCCCGCACGCCTTCCTGCCCGCCGCCAACGGCTATCTGCTCCGCCAGGACTGGGACGAGGGCTTCGCGACCTCCATCCATCTGGTCCTGGACCTGGAGACCGGCGACTACGAACTCTTCTCGGCGGGCCACCCGCCGGGCCTCCAGCTCAGCGCGGGCAGTGGCCGCTGGGAGGAGAAGACGGGCCAGGGCCCGCTCCTCGGCGTGTACGACGGCGCCCAGTTCGACCCCGTCAAGGGTTTGCTGCGCCCCGGCGACGTCCTGATGCTCTTCACCGACGGCCTCGTGGAGACCTCCGACCGGGACATCGCCGAGGGCATCGACCGCCTCACCGGGGAGGCCGACCGCTATGTAGCGGGCGGCTTCCACGGCGCGGCCTGGCACCTCATCGAGGCGGTCGCGAAGGACGTGAACGACGACAGGGCGCTGCTGCTGATCTGCCGGGAGGCGTAA